A portion of the Melitaea cinxia chromosome 1, ilMelCinx1.1, whole genome shotgun sequence genome contains these proteins:
- the LOC123656847 gene encoding double-stranded RNA-binding protein Staufen homolog 2, protein MMHHPNMHHQPMSGHPPQHMPGHQGMPAHHQMPPHQMHRENRHVTLTRVPLGPSQPGGGMGGHGQMGAMGGMPVHHAPAQRPPHSIRPMHHPPAQHHNVPPQQTRLRRPYSVGGGYGPGGAPGVMPPPYTQPPPLPPPTTQQNHNVTPATPSTNIQPIASDTKEDNNSSGGVAAVGGAVVASTTVGGAGVDVDGVDSHAAEGEGEAARPSAAPANSKEKTPMCLVNELARYNKIKHQYRLTSETGPAHKKVFTVTLRLGDTEEYTAEGSSIKRAQHAAARAALGGTRFPPPPPRAPPAAHAHQPHHHRHAGAVMPTVELNALAMKLCQPAVYTSVPAVPRARPRLPYRLPAPFAPPYHPHHAPHAPRLMEPAAILYRVRVCVGGRSWVGEGATPQGARHDAAARALHELRPLSHADDNGDAGSDLLNSEVKSPVSLVHELALKRNLSVQFSVKSERGPPHMRVFVTLCTVGEMETEGEGNGKKVSKRRAAERMLDEMRRRWPPALLRARPPADRRRHAPAKKKPRNLIKEGGAGAGPEGGGVPGAVAGAAGGVDNPISRLAVARHAARARSPQYRVLEERGAARRREFVVQCDAPPHSATGLGPNKKTAKRRAAQNVLLAMELSASNGEQTAANTSTTEGSNGSTVDVNKTNNGDIKRKESESTTGGVNSDVRQPVPGVLMMDYHQRTGQPPQPNGATAGGASGVGGAGATGAAGGEVSAPPAPGAASSPGAKDQLMYLSQLLGFTVQFSDFPKRNHGEYLSLVSLSTEPPVMCHGGGASTAHSHEQCARAALRALAHMGLDAPSTGIPAAGAKPSVISNGIE, encoded by the exons ATGATGCATCACCCGAACATGCATCATCAGCCAATGTCCGGGCATCCGCCGCAGCACATGCCGGGCCACCAGGGCATGCCAGCCCACCACCAAATGCCGCCGCATCAGATGCACAGGGAGAACAGGCACGTAACACTAACTAG AGTTCCACTGGGCCCGTCTCAGCCGGGCGGCGGCATGGGCGGGCACGGGCAGATGGGCGCGATGGGCGGCATGCCAGTGCACCACGCCCCCGCGCAGCGCCCTCCGCACTCCATCCGCCCCATGCACCACCCGCCGGCGCAGCACCACAACGTACCACCC CAACAGACTCGTCTCCGGCGACCATACTCCGTTGGCGGTGGTTACGGGCCCGGCGGTGCGCCTGGCGTCATGCCACCGCCCTACACACAACCACCGCCTCTGCCACCCCCCACCACACAGCAAAACCATAATG TAACGCCAGCAACACCGAGCACAAACATACAGCCCATTGCTAGCGACACCAAAGAAGATAACAACAGCTCAGGAGGCGTAGCTGCGGTGGGCGGGGCGGTCGTAGCGAGTACGACGGTGGGCGGGGCGGGCGTTGACGTAGATGGTGTGGATTCGCACGCGGCGGAGGGCGAGGGCGAGGCGGCCCGCCCCTCCGCCGCGCCGGCCAACAGTAAAGAGAAGACACCCATGTGCCTGGTCAACGAGCTGGCCAGGTACAATAAG ATTAAGCATCAATATCGCCTCACATCAGAAACAGGACCCGCTCACAAAAAAGTATTCACAGTTACGCTCCGATTGGGTGACACTGAGGAATATACAGCTgag GGGTCGTCCATCAAGCGCGCGCAGcacgcggcggcgcgcgcggcgctgGGCGGCACGCGCTtcccgccgccgccgccgcgcgcgccgcccgccgcgcacgCGCACCAGCCGCACCACCACCGACACGCCG GCGCAGTGATGCCCACGGTGGAGCTGAACGCACTAGCCATGAAGCTGTGCCAGCCCGCCGTGTACACGTCGGTGCCGGCCGtgccgcgcgcgcgcccgcgcctGCCCTACCGCCTGCCCGCGCCCTTCGCGCCGCCCTACCACCCGCACcacgcgccgcacgcgccgcgccTCATGGAGCCCGCCGCCATCCTCTATAG GGTGCGCGTGTGTGTGGGCGGGCGCTCGTGGGTGGGCGAGGGCGCCACGCCGCAGGGCGCGCGGCACGACGccgcggcgcgcgcgctgcaCGAGCTGCGCCCGCTGTCGCACGCGGACGACAACG GTGATGCTGGTTCAGACTTGCTGAACTCAGAAGTGAAATCTCCAGTATCATTAGTGCATGAGTTGGCATTAAAGAGGAATCTCTCAGTTCAGTTTAGTGTTAAATCTGAACGCGGACCACCACACATGAGG GTGTTCGTGACATTGTGCACGGTGGGCGAGATGGAGACGGAGGGCGAGGGTAACGGCAAGAAGGTGTCGAAGCGGCGCGCGGCCGAGCGCATGCTGGACGAGATGCGGCGCCGCTGGCCGCCCGCCCTGCTGCGCGCGCGCCCGCCCGCCGACCGCCGCCGGCACGCGCCCGCCAAGAAGAAGCCCAGGAACCTCATCAAG GAGGGCGGGGCGGGCGCAGGTCCGGAGGGCGGAGGCGTACCGGGGGCGGTCgccggcgcggcgggcggggtCGACAACCCTATCTCGCGCCTGGCGGTGGCGCGGcacgcggcgcgcgcgcgctcgCCGCAGTACCGCGTGCTGGAggagcgcggcgcggcgcggcggcgcgaGTTCGTCGTGCAGTGCGACGCGCCGCCGCACAGCGCCACCGGCCTCGGGCCCAACAAGAAGACGGCCAAGCGGCGCGCCGCGCAGA ATGTGCTTCTAGCGATGGAGCTGAGTGCCAGCAACGGGGAGCAGACGGCAGCCAACACAAGTACCACTGAAGGCAGCAACGGCAGCACTGTAGACgtcaataaaactaataatgGAGACATTAAGAGAAAG GAAAGCGAAAGTACCACAGGCGGTGTCAATAGTGATGTCCGTCAACCAGTCCCCGGTGTACTTATGATGGACTACCACCAGCGAACCGGTCAACCACCGCAGCCTAAtg GAGCAACCGCGGGCGGGGCGAGCGGGGTGGGCGGGGCGGGCGCGACGGGAGCGGCGGGCGGCGAGGTGAGTGCGCCGCCCGCTCCCGGCGCCGCCAGCTCGCCCGGTGCCAAGGACCAGCTCATGTATCTCTCGCAGCTGCTGGGCTTCACCGTCCAGTTCTCCGATTTCCCTAAG CGCAACCACGGCGAGTACCTGTCGCTGGTGTCGCTGTCGACGGAGCCGCCCGTCATGTGCCACGGCGGCGGCGCGTCCACCGCGCACTCGCACGAGCAGTGCGCCCGCGCCGCGCTGCGCGCGCTCGCGCACATGGGGCTCGACGCGCCCTCCACCGG CATCCCGGCCGCGGGCGCCAAGCCCAGCGTCATCAGCAACGGCATCGAGTGA